Genomic window (Lycium barbarum isolate Lr01 chromosome 2, ASM1917538v2, whole genome shotgun sequence):
TCTACATTCAAGCATTACTCTAGATGTAAGAAGCTGCAGTTAGTCCAACTTAGCTTTGCGGATGATCTGTTGTTGTTTAGTAGAGGTGACATTGAATCCATTAAGGCATTGCTTGAATGTTTCCAATTATTCTCAAAGGCATCTGGTTTGGTGGCAAACGTGGAAAAAAGTTCCATTTACTTTGGTGGAGTTAGTAATGCCGAGCAATTGCTGATTATCCGGGAACTTGGTTTTGCCAAAGGGGAACTGCCTTTTAAGTATTTGGGAGTGCCTCTGAGCACCAAAAGGACCACTGTTTTTCAATATAAACCGTTGGTGGATAAAATACTAGAGAGAATTCAGTCATGGATTGCTAGATTTCTTTCCTACGCTGGAAGAATTCAGTTGATCAAGTCTGTGTTATTCTCTGTGCAAATCTTCTGGTCTCAGGTATTTATACTACCAAAGAAGATTGTCAAAGTGATTGAGTCACTATGCAGGAAATTCTTGTGGATTGGAAGTGTTGAGCCTTCAAAAAAGGCTTTAATAGCTTGGGAAACTCTGTGTCTACCAAAATCTGCATGTGGTTTAAATTTACTTGATATCCAAACATGGAATAAGGCTGCCATAAGCAAGATGCTGTGGAATTTGTGCATGAAAAAAGATAAGAAATGGATACAATGGGTGCATTCCTACTACATAAAAGGTGGAAGTGTATGGGAGACCCAAGCTAAGCAGGCCTCTTGGATCATCAGGAAAATATTGAAGGCTAATTTGACTGTGGCAGCTGCTGGGTACGAGGAACAAGACCTGATACAGATGCAGCAATACTCCATCAAAACCATGTATTTGAAGCTGCGAGGTGTCTATGCAAAGGTGCACTGGAGAAGGTTAGTATGTAATAACTTAGGCGCCCCAAAGTGGACGTTTATCCTCTATTTGGCTATTTCAAGGAGGCTGCTTACTACAGATCGTTTGGGTAAATGGGGAATGATAGAAGATCAGAAGTGTCCTTTATATGATGATGCCAATGAAACTAcagatcatttattctttgggtgcTCTTACTCGACTGATGTATGGAAAAGCTTACTGATTTGGCAAGGCATTTCAAGAAGTCTTATGGAGTGGAATGAAGAAATTGACTGGGCTGTGACAAATGCTAGAGGACGAGCTGCTGGTTCTATTTTGTGTAGGATGATTCTGGCATGTGGAGTGTACTGTATTTGGGCTGAACGAAATCTTAGAGTTTTTCAAACAAAAACTAGGCCGGCTAGAGATGTTATTCGACAGGTAATCCAGGATGTGTACTGCAAGGCTTATATGAAGAGTAGCTTACATAAAAAGTTGAGTCAGTTGGACTTTTATCCTCATTAGATGATAAGTAGAATAGCTGAGGCTAGATAGAACAGGTGTTGATGATGACAACATAGCAGGATTGGGGCTTTCTGTCCAACCTATTTTTTGATCTGATTTGCACATATATCACTTTGGTAAATAATACAAttttaattaccaaaaaaaaaaatgacgtgTTGCCTTTCGTTAGCTATAGCTTCTGTGTGAGACAACCTTAATAACAATTTTAGGAAGGCTGGATATAGAGGCTCCTTCTTGAGGAGTGCAATTTGGGCTGTTGCGAAAACTACAACAGAGAAGTTCTTTAATGATATCATGTTTGAAATTTTCAATTTATATGCAGAAGCAGCTTCTTGGTTAAGTGACAAAGCACCCAATAAATGGTCATGATCACATTTCACTCCAAATACTAAGAGTGATATCTTGTTGAATAACATGTGTGAATGTTCTAATAACATGATACTTGAGGCTCGAGATAAGCCAATTATAACATTGTTTGAGAAATTAAGATATCTATTGATGGCTCAGATGCAAGCTAATAGGGATAAAGGAGAGATATGGATTTTGGGTGATGTTTGCCCTAGGATCAAGAATCTTTTGCACGATAATGAGGAAGTTGTTGCAGAATTTGTTCCTCGGAAATAAAATCAATTGAACTATGAAATCCCTGGTGCAGCCAAAGGTAATAATTGGGTAGTAGACCTCTACAATCGGCAACGTAGTTGTAGGAAGTGGGCTATAACTGGATACCCTTGTAAGCATGTCATTTCAGCAATTTGGGCTAAAAATGATGACGTTATTAACTATGTCGATGATTGTTATAAGGTGGAAACATACAGGAGGATTTATGAACGTGCTATTCTTCCAATTAATGGATCGCAATTGTGGCCTAAATCCAATAAAATTCCTTCTTTGCCTCCGTTGATTGTGAAACAAAAGAGAGGAAGAAAGAAAAACTTGAGAAGAAAAGGAATTTTTTGAAGTTGGAGGCTTGGAGCAAGTAGAACAAAATGAGAAGGAAACATACATCTGTTAACTGTAGCGTTTGTCATAAGCCTGGTCATAACATGCGAACTTGCAAGTTTAATAACTATGTGGAGAGAGAATCTAATGTTAACGAGTGTACCTTTTGGGAATCAACTACATCATCATCTCCTGAAAAACTACCGGTCATAGCAATATGTATAATATTTGAATTGAAGGTCCATTTCACACAATAAAATTTAAATTATATTTCTCTGTTTTTGTAGATTAGAAGAGGAGAGGTGGGACAAAAGTTGATGCATGAGGCTATTTTTCATGCATTTTAGATGGTAGAACTGAAGCTATTTTGTTGAACGGaagttatttttatttaatttaagcTCTTTTTAATGAATCGATGCTGTTTTTGCTGATGCGAAGGGCTTTTTGCTGAATCGCCGTTGTTTTGCTGAATCGCTGCTATTTTTGCTGGTTGCTGCTATTTTTTGCTGAATCACTGTTGTTTTTTGCTGAATCGAAGTTGTTTCTGCTGATCCGAAGTTACTTTTTGCTGAGTCTCTACTTTTTTGCTGATCGCTGCTGTTTTTTGCCGAATCACTGTTGTTTTTGCTGAATCGCTGCTGTTTTTTTTGCTGAATTGCTATTACTTTTGCTGAACTGatgctgtatttttttttttttttttttgctgaattAGACCTCCTTTTGGTGCACTGAAGCTTTTATTGAACTAGAGTTTTTTGTTTGCTTACTATTGAAGCTGTTTTTTCAGAATTGAAATGTGCTGGTTTTTCTTGTAAAGATATTTCGGCCTAATTCTGGAAAAGAAGTACCCCTGATCAGGGGCGTATCTAGCTTAGTAAGTGGGGTTCAATTTCCTAACTTTCGACACGGAAtataaatttatgtataaaatattattaaaattctaataaatagtagatatgcactcttaactttaaaaatataatgagttcaatACTAAAAATCTTAAGATTGAACTCCTAGATTCAAATCTTGGATCCGCTCCTGCCACTGATAAAAGAAccatttatttataaaattttcACCATTAAACCTTGAACAAATAGCTAAAACTAGTCATACAGAATTACAGATGGTATATTTGTTCAAGGTGTAATGGTGATAATATCTCAGATGGTATATTTATAGcatgtttggccaaacttattttttccccaaaagtacttatttttcaataagtgcttattttaaaaaaagcgaagtgtttggccaagcttttgggagaaaataagtgcttttggggagtagcagaagcagtttttcagaagctaaaaaaaatagtttttgcccaaaagcactttcttgaaaagtacttttgagaaaaatacacttagaagcactttttaaaagcttggccaaacactaattgcttctcaaaagtactttttaaattaattggccaaacacaaattgcttttagccaaaagtacttttttgaaaagtgcttttgaaaaaaagtgctttttaaaataaactgtttttataaacttggccaaacaggctattagagATAATATCTCAGATGGTCACTCAACTATGATAATATTTCAGATGGTCACTCAAATATGACTAGTTCACTCAGAAAATCACTCAATTTTATTTTCTAATcgtaaagtcactcaactatgacTAGTTCAGTCAGAAAGTCATTTAACTATGACTAGttcactcagaaagtcactcaaccaTGACTAGTTCACTCAGAAAGTActctaactttattttctaaccaTAAAGCCACTCAATTATTGGTGTTTCACATATAATGTCACCCAACCTATTTTTTATTGGCATGAGTTTTTTATTTAAAACCAAAATTgtaaaatataataaagtacccATTAAAACCATTTTATTGACCGCCCCATGCAAGCTTATCGATTTAGCATGTAGGATGATTCCCAACTTCCCTTTTCTTAAATTTTGACGGTGAATTCAAATATAGACGCTTTaaggtttttgaaaaaaaaattatacatttAAAAAATACGTCAAAATGTTATAAATTGtaacaacttaaaatatttaaaaggcatataaAAAAATTCCGATCAAGAAAAAACTTGCTTGGTTCTCGAAATTTGAAAGGTGCCATATAAATTCGTATA
Coding sequences:
- the LOC132628355 gene encoding uncharacterized protein LOC132628355, producing MEYLTRTLKNLQTHSTFKHYSRCKKLQLVQLSFADDLLLFSRGDIESIKALLECFQLFSKASGLVANVEKSSIYFGGVSNAEQLLIIRELGFAKGELPFKYLGVPLSTKRTTVFQYKPLVDKILERIQSWIARFLSYAGRIQLIKSVLFSVQIFWSQVFILPKKIVKVIESLCRKFLWIGSVEPSKKALIAWETLCLPKSACGLNLLDIQTWNKAAISKMLWNLCMKKDKKWIQWVHSYYIKGGSVWETQAKQASWIIRKILKANLTVAAAGYEEQDLIQMQQYSIKTMYLKLRGVYAKVHWRRLVCNNLGAPKWTFILYLAISRRLLTTDRLGKWGMIEDQKCPLYDDANETTDHLFFGCSYSTDVWKSLLIWQGISRSLMEWNEEIDWAVTNARGRAAGSILCRMILACGVYCIWAERNLRVFQTKTRPARDVIRQVIQDVYCKAYMKSSLHKKLSQLDFYPH